The following proteins come from a genomic window of Deinococcus radiopugnans ATCC 19172:
- a CDS encoding WD40 repeat domain-containing protein produces MSKRTPVATLLLGLLAASAQAAPAKVSFDLLRTVQPVHLGSGPLALSADGRRLAVLDLNSTDTRKSSLVVREAQTGRELWRVPAPDSYGERLVFSPDGQTLLHLGQAARAYDAATGKPRWARTEPKTSYTGAIFSSDSSAVYLSSLENWATPHLTRLESTGGAANWQGFAPSASSKDEHPMEGFYSRVTALTLNPAGDLLATGSFGGGLVLRRPDSNGATTILTDPPISKRPTQAALAGKTAHGGQVLGLVFAPDGSLISGANDGTVKRWEVASGRRLALALLPGGVQAMTLLPDAQGLLVTSSMKVVQLRLPDLQEVRRFSGHVGQITSLATSGNTVWTSSQDGTTKRWKLQSGPEEATFGRVKVAAVSPDGQTFALNLGDSTVRLTDAKGNALRTLRGFVSPSKKAWEHIGARSLAFSPDGKTLAGGVVSKFRMTMESYTSDTTGYLWDVKTGQALRALPGLPGEAVTFSPDGEQLLGVSTQDGSVPGYQVRRVSDGAVLAKPCAPFTPDRSNLVGPSCPVERVRGASWVGQRVRVLSMPGDAGRPATSVKDAVTGKVLTSLGKLWQNGPAMGISPDGTRVVSLARNGLRVWSGGGQLLKTWPDILDALPYNNGPLLFSPDGQRFTYPDQTLNPPKLHSALTGEVLGTLNQKTSALGFVQRGQALVTLSPDRGVQLWRIRAAK; encoded by the coding sequence ATGTCAAAACGTACGCCTGTCGCCACCCTGCTGCTCGGGCTGCTCGCTGCCTCTGCCCAGGCTGCACCGGCAAAAGTCAGCTTCGATCTCCTCCGCACGGTGCAGCCGGTCCATCTCGGCTCCGGCCCTCTGGCGCTGAGCGCGGACGGCCGGCGGTTGGCGGTCCTGGACCTCAACTCCACCGATACCCGAAAATCCAGTCTGGTCGTGCGCGAGGCACAGACCGGCCGGGAACTGTGGCGGGTTCCGGCCCCCGACAGTTACGGTGAAAGGCTGGTGTTCAGCCCCGACGGTCAGACGCTGCTGCACCTCGGGCAGGCCGCCCGCGCTTACGACGCGGCGACGGGCAAGCCACGCTGGGCCAGGACCGAGCCGAAAACGTCCTACACGGGCGCGATCTTCAGTTCGGACAGCTCAGCGGTCTACCTGTCGTCGCTGGAGAACTGGGCGACGCCTCACCTGACCCGGTTGGAGAGCACCGGTGGCGCGGCGAACTGGCAGGGGTTCGCCCCATCCGCTTCCAGCAAGGACGAACACCCCATGGAGGGCTTCTACAGCCGGGTCACGGCCCTGACGTTGAATCCAGCAGGTGACCTCCTGGCTACGGGGTCCTTCGGCGGCGGTCTCGTGCTGCGCCGCCCGGACAGCAACGGTGCCACCACTATCCTGACTGACCCCCCCATCTCAAAACGGCCCACGCAGGCGGCGCTGGCAGGCAAGACCGCGCACGGCGGGCAGGTGCTGGGCCTCGTGTTTGCCCCCGACGGCAGCCTGATTTCCGGCGCGAACGACGGCACCGTCAAACGCTGGGAGGTGGCGAGTGGTCGGCGGCTGGCGTTGGCCTTGCTCCCGGGCGGTGTCCAGGCGATGACGCTGCTGCCGGATGCTCAGGGCCTGCTGGTCACTTCCAGCATGAAGGTGGTGCAGTTGAGGTTGCCCGACTTGCAGGAAGTGCGGCGCTTCAGCGGGCATGTCGGGCAAATCACCTCCCTGGCGACCAGCGGAAACACGGTCTGGACGTCCAGCCAGGACGGCACCACCAAGCGCTGGAAGCTGCAAAGTGGGCCAGAAGAGGCAACCTTTGGCCGGGTGAAGGTGGCAGCAGTCAGTCCCGACGGTCAAACCTTCGCGCTCAACCTGGGCGACTCGACGGTGCGCCTGACGGACGCGAAAGGCAACGCCCTGCGGACGTTGCGGGGCTTCGTCTCGCCGTCCAAGAAAGCCTGGGAACACATCGGCGCGCGCTCGCTGGCGTTCAGTCCCGATGGAAAGACGCTGGCGGGCGGTGTGGTCAGCAAATTTCGCATGACCATGGAGTCGTATACCAGCGACACCACCGGCTATCTGTGGGACGTGAAGACAGGCCAGGCCCTGCGTGCCCTGCCGGGGCTGCCCGGCGAGGCCGTGACCTTCAGCCCGGACGGCGAGCAACTGCTGGGCGTCAGCACCCAGGACGGGTCGGTGCCCGGGTATCAGGTGCGGCGGGTCAGCGACGGCGCGGTGCTGGCGAAACCCTGCGCCCCGTTCACACCTGACCGCAGCAACCTGGTCGGTCCCTCCTGCCCAGTGGAGCGGGTGCGCGGCGCGTCCTGGGTAGGCCAGCGGGTGCGCGTGTTGAGCATGCCGGGCGACGCCGGGCGTCCAGCCACCTCCGTCAAGGACGCGGTGACGGGGAAGGTCCTCACGTCCTTGGGCAAACTTTGGCAAAACGGCCCGGCGATGGGAATCAGTCCGGACGGCACGCGGGTGGTCAGCCTCGCTCGCAACGGCTTGCGGGTCTGGAGCGGCGGCGGCCAACTACTCAAGACCTGGCCGGACATTCTCGATGCGCTGCCCTATAACAACGGCCCGCTGTTGTTCAGCCCGGACGGCCAGCGGTTCACCTACCCCGACCAGACCCTGAACCCGCCGAAGCTTCACAGCGCCCTGACCGGCGAGGTGCTGGGGACGCTGAATCAGAAGACCAGCGCCCTGGGCTTCGTGCAGCGGGGGCAGGCGCTGGTGACCCTCAGCCCGGACAGGGGCGTGCAATTGTGGCGCATCCGTGCGGCGAAGTGA
- a CDS encoding antitoxin: protein MTTAKVFQSGNSQAVRLPREMRLDVSEVEVTRHGDLLILRPLRPEATLASAFDALAGIGDDFLPEGRQQGETQERETL, encoded by the coding sequence ATGACCACAGCCAAAGTCTTCCAGAGTGGCAACTCCCAGGCCGTTCGCCTGCCCCGCGAAATGCGGCTCGATGTCAGTGAGGTGGAAGTGACCCGTCACGGTGACCTGCTGATTCTCAGACCCCTGCGCCCGGAAGCCACCCTCGCCTCCGCCTTCGACGCTCTGGCCGGAATCGGGGACGACTTCCTCCCGGAAGGCCGCCAGCAAGGGGAGACCCAGGAGCGCGAGACGCTTTGA
- a CDS encoding WD40 repeat domain-containing protein, producing the protein MKLLSLLLLAGPALFPPIFNRSVTVSTPVLAEHVDYQRAVVSSPDDGAVTLIPRTGTPRTVEVGSGKVRSVHVTLAGRTLGLQLDFEACRVVVWDFTAGKAVTHLQGNFKEVLSCNRETEFHFHANFTPDGRFLLTADETGVRRWDARSGKLLGAQPGRAATVFVNEATPEVVAVAVTEAGPQLQVWNSILTRRVAALKTLPPTCLRNPQPGVALFGTTATFSCRSEVQQWDWKTGKVLRLARQTSVDVFDETPRVYDRYVALAEDGRGAALWDTRTGKRLIQVKVPERVQVTDVAFAPGGFLIVARSDGKVQTYDAARQGRHLRTLDVFPQGAGQQHLTLRASPMWGQMLVATLGQPGRARVIDLGRG; encoded by the coding sequence GTGAAGCTGCTCTCCCTGCTGCTGCTGGCTGGACCGGCCCTCTTTCCCCCGATCTTCAACCGGTCAGTCACGGTGTCCACGCCCGTACTGGCTGAGCATGTGGACTATCAGCGGGCGGTGGTGTCCTCTCCAGATGACGGGGCCGTGACCCTGATTCCCCGGACCGGCACGCCCCGCACGGTTGAGGTGGGGTCCGGCAAGGTCCGGAGTGTTCACGTCACGCTGGCCGGGCGCACCCTGGGCCTTCAGCTCGACTTTGAGGCCTGCCGGGTGGTGGTCTGGGACTTTACGGCGGGGAAAGCGGTGACCCACCTCCAGGGGAACTTCAAAGAAGTGCTGAGCTGCAACCGGGAAACGGAATTCCACTTTCATGCGAACTTCACCCCGGATGGCCGCTTCCTGCTGACCGCCGACGAGACCGGGGTGCGCCGCTGGGATGCCCGCAGCGGCAAGCTGCTGGGCGCGCAGCCGGGCCGGGCTGCGACGGTCTTTGTCAATGAGGCTACACCGGAAGTTGTGGCGGTCGCCGTGACAGAGGCGGGACCGCAACTTCAGGTGTGGAACAGCATCCTGACCCGCAGAGTGGCGGCCCTGAAGACGCTGCCTCCCACCTGTCTACGGAATCCGCAGCCGGGCGTGGCCCTTTTCGGAACCACGGCGACCTTCAGTTGCCGGAGCGAGGTACAGCAGTGGGACTGGAAGACCGGGAAGGTGCTGCGTCTGGCCCGGCAGACCTCGGTCGATGTCTTCGACGAGACGCCCAGGGTCTATGACCGCTATGTGGCGCTGGCCGAGGATGGACGGGGCGCGGCCCTGTGGGACACCCGCACGGGGAAGCGGCTGATCCAGGTCAAGGTGCCTGAGCGGGTGCAGGTGACGGACGTGGCCTTCGCGCCAGGCGGCTTCCTGATCGTGGCGCGCAGCGATGGCAAGGTGCAGACGTATGACGCGGCCCGGCAGGGGCGGCACCTGCGGACGCTCGACGTGTTCCCGCAAGGGGCCGGGCAGCAGCACCTGACCCTGCGGGCCAGCCCGATGTGGGGGCAGATGCTCGTCGCCACGCTGGGTCAACCTGGCCGGGCCAGGGTGATTGATCTGGGACGAGGCTGA
- the vapC gene encoding type II toxin-antitoxin system tRNA(fMet)-specific endonuclease VapC: MSPSLRYLLDTNICIFIIKNKPAMVRERLDGLRPGEVGLSAVTEAELLHGVYKSARVDHNLAAVLDFASQLVVVPFDSQVTDAYGRIRARLEQIGQPIGPLDFQIAATAVAHGLTLVTNNTREFARVPGLRIEDWAL; the protein is encoded by the coding sequence TTGAGCCCGTCCCTGCGCTACCTGCTCGACACCAACATCTGCATCTTCATCATCAAGAACAAACCCGCCATGGTCCGGGAACGGTTGGACGGACTGCGGCCCGGTGAGGTGGGGTTGAGCGCCGTCACCGAGGCCGAGTTGCTACACGGAGTCTATAAAAGCGCGCGGGTGGATCACAACCTCGCGGCCGTGCTGGACTTCGCCTCGCAGCTGGTGGTGGTTCCCTTTGATTCGCAGGTCACGGACGCGTATGGACGCATCCGGGCCAGGCTGGAACAGATCGGGCAGCCCATCGGCCCACTCGATTTTCAGATTGCGGCCACAGCGGTGGCCCACGGCCTGACCCTGGTGACCAACAACACCCGCGAATTTGCACGGGTGCCGGGTCTGAGGATTGAGGACTGGGCGCTCTAA
- a CDS encoding recombinase family protein: MKAVAYYRVSRQKQAASGLGLEAQQANVAAFARARGYEVTASFTEIETGTNKRHRPELASALEHARRDGAELLIAKLDRLARNVHFVSGLMESRVRFTAVDLPEVDSLTVHILAAVAEKEARMISTRTKDALTAAKARGVKLGTPENLTPEARQRGAQARRSSAVEAYRLVSGYIQVLRAQGLTLQRIADRLNAEGHRTVMGKLWRPVQVRNVLRRVSKEGDGQ, from the coding sequence ATGAAAGCCGTCGCCTACTACCGGGTCTCCCGCCAGAAACAGGCCGCCTCGGGGCTGGGCCTCGAAGCCCAGCAGGCGAACGTGGCCGCCTTCGCCCGAGCCCGAGGCTACGAGGTCACCGCTTCGTTTACCGAGATCGAGACCGGCACCAACAAGCGTCACCGCCCCGAACTGGCCAGCGCCCTGGAACACGCCCGGCGGGACGGCGCCGAACTCTTGATCGCCAAGCTCGACCGCCTGGCCCGCAACGTCCATTTTGTTTCGGGTTTGATGGAAAGCCGGGTGCGCTTTACCGCCGTGGACCTGCCCGAGGTGGATTCGTTGACTGTGCACATTCTGGCGGCCGTGGCCGAGAAGGAAGCCCGGATGATCTCCACCCGCACCAAGGACGCGTTGACGGCGGCCAAAGCCAGAGGGGTCAAACTGGGCACGCCGGAGAACCTGACCCCCGAGGCCCGGCAGCGGGGCGCGCAAGCGCGGCGGAGCAGTGCGGTGGAGGCCTACAGGCTGGTCAGCGGTTACATCCAGGTGCTGCGGGCGCAGGGCCTGACCTTGCAGCGGATCGCGGACCGATTGAACGCCGAGGGCCACCGGACGGTGATGGGCAAACTCTGGCGCCCCGTTCAGGTGCGGAATGTCCTGCGACGAGTGTCGAAGGAGGGGGATGGGCAGTAG
- a CDS encoding helix-turn-helix domain-containing protein, producing MAEVKDKRVKTLREWRLERGLTLEQLAGAVGLTKGSVGDYEKGRREPGMNMAYKLAYALSIEPSQVADWIPEWYTEALERDRAAQHPG from the coding sequence ATGGCAGAGGTCAAGGACAAACGGGTGAAAACCTTGCGGGAGTGGCGCCTGGAGCGGGGGCTGACCCTGGAACAGCTTGCTGGGGCGGTGGGGCTGACCAAGGGCTCTGTGGGGGATTACGAAAAGGGCCGCCGGGAACCCGGCATGAACATGGCCTACAAACTGGCTTACGCCCTGAGCATTGAACCGTCTCAGGTGGCTGACTGGATACCAGAGTGGTACACCGAGGCCCTTGAGCGGGACCGGGCAGCTCAGCATCCTGGCTGA